Proteins encoded together in one Cervus canadensis isolate Bull #8, Minnesota chromosome 7, ASM1932006v1, whole genome shotgun sequence window:
- the TNK2 gene encoding LOW QUALITY PROTEIN: activated CDC42 kinase 1 (The sequence of the model RefSeq protein was modified relative to this genomic sequence to represent the inferred CDS: inserted 1 base in 1 codon): MGERSAYQRLTGAEEEPQRLGSSSMQPEEGTGWLLELLSEVQLQQYFLRLRDDLNVTRLSHFEYVKNEDLEKIGMGRPGQRRLWEAVKRRKAMCKRKSWMSKVFSGKRLEAEFPPHHSQSTFRKTSPTPGGSAGEGSLQSLTCLIGEKDLHLFEKLGDGSFGVVRRGEWDAPSGKTVSVAVKCLKPDVLSQPEAMDDFIREVNAMHSLDHRNLIRLYGVVLTPPMKMVTELAPLGSLLDRLRKHQGHFLLGTLSRYAVQVAEGMGYLEAKRFIHRDLAARNLLLATRDLVKIGDFGLMRALPQNDDHYVMQEHRKVPFAWCAPESLKTRTFSHASDTWMFGVTLWEMFTYGQEPWIGLNGSQILHKIDKEGERLPRPEDCPQDIYNVMVQCWAHKPEDRPTFVALRDFLLEAQPTDMRALQDFEEPDKLHIQMNDVITVIEGRAENYWWRGQNTRTLCVGPFPRNVVTSXAGLSAQDISQPLQNSFIHTGHGDSDPRHCWGFPDKIDELYLGNPMDPPDLLSVELSTSRPTQHLGRVKREPPPRPPQPAIFTQKPTYDPVSEDQDPLSSDFKRLGLRKPGLPRGLWLAKPSARVPGTKAGRGGGEVTLIDFGEEPVVLAPRPCAPSLAQLAMDACSLLDKTPPQSPTRALPRPLHPTPVVDWDARPLPPPPAYDDVAQDEDDFEVCSINSTLVGAGVSAEPSQGETNYAFVPEPARLLPPLEDNLFLPPQGGGKPPNSAQTAEIFQALQQECMRQLQVPAGSLVPSPSPGGDDKPQVPPRVPIPPRPTRSHGELSPAPPGEEETGRWPGPPSPPRVPPREPLSPQGSRTPSPLVPRGSSPLPPRLSSSPGKTMPTTQSFASDPKYATPQVIQAPGPRAGPCILPIVRDGKKVSSTHYYLLPERPPYLERYQRFLHEAQSPKEPEPMPVPLLLPPPSTPAPAAPTATVRPMPQAAPDPKANFSTNNSNPGARPSTQRATARLPQRGYPGDGPEAGRPADKVQMLQAMVHGVTTEECQAALQSHSWSVQRAAQYLKVEQLFGLGLRPRGECHNVLEMFDWNLEQAGCHLLGSCGPAHHK; encoded by the exons ATGGGGGAGAGATCTGCATATCAGCGCCTGACTGGGGCCGAGGAGGAACCGCAG AGGCTGGGGAGCAGCAGCATGCAGCCGGAGGAGGGCACAGGCTGGCTGCTAGAGCTGCTGTCCGAGGTGCAGCTGCAGCAGTACTTCCTGCGGCTCCGCGACGACCTCAACGTCACCCGCCTGTCCCACTTTGAGTATGTCAAGAACGAGGACCTGGAGAAGATTGGCATGGGCCGACCCG GCCAGCGGCGGCTGTGGGAGGCCGTGAAGAGGAGGAAGGCCATGTGCAAACGCAAGTCCTGGATGAGCAAG GTGTTCAGTGGAAAGCGGCTGGAGGCTGAGTTCCCCCCTCATCACTCTCAGAGCACCTTCCGGAAGACCTCGCCCACCCCGGGGGGCTCTGCTGGGGAGGGGTCCCTGCAGAGCCTCACCTGCCTTATTGGGGAGAAGGACCTGCATCTCTTCGAGAAGCTGGGAGATGGTTCCTTTGGCGTGGTGCGCAGGGGCGAGTGGGACGCCCCCTCCGGGAAGACG GTGAGCGTGGCTGTGAAGTGCCTGAAGCCCGACGTGCTGAGCCAGCCGGAGGCCATGGACGACTTCATCCGGGAGGTCAACGCCATGCACTCGCTTGACCACCGAAACCTCATTCGCCTCTACGGGGTGGTGCTCACACCGCCCATGAAGATG GTGACAGAGCTGGCACCTCTGGGATCATTGTTGGACCGGCTACGCAAGCACCAGGGCCACTTCCTGCTGGGTACCCTGAGCCGCTATGCTGTCCAGGTGGCTGAGGGCATGGGCTACCTGGAGGCCAAGCGCTTCATTCACCGGGACCTGGCCGCCCGAAATCTGCTGTTGGCCACCCGAGACCTGGTCAAGATTGGGGACTTCGGGCTGATGCGAGCACTGCCCCAGAATGATGACCACTACGTCATGCAGGAACATCGCAAGGTGCCCTTTGCCTG GTGTGCCCCAGAGAGCCTGAAGACGCGCACCTTCTCCCATGCCAGCGACACCTGGATGTTTGGGGTCACGCTGTGGGAGATGTTCACCTACGGCCAGGAGCCCTGGATCGGCCTCAATGGCAGTCAG ATCCTGCATAAGATTGACAAGGAGGGGGAGCGTCTACCGCGGCCCGAGGACTGCCCCCAGGACATCTACAATGTCATGGTCCAGTGCTGGGCTCACAAGCCCGAGGACAGACCCACCTTTGTGGCTCTGCGGGACTTTCTGTTGGAG GCTCAGCCCACCGACATGCGGGCCCTTCAGGACTTCGAAGAACCTGACAAGCTGCACATCCAGATGAACGACGTCATCACCGTCATCGAGGGGAG GGCTGAGAATTACTGGTGGCGTGGGCAGAACACGCGGACGCTGTGCGTGGGGCCCTTCCCTCGCAATGTGGTGACCT GTGCCGGCCTGTCAGCCCAGGACATCAGCCAGCCGCTGCAGAATAGCTTCATCCACACGGGGCATGGCGACAGCGACCCCCGCcactgctggggcttccctgacaagATCGATGA ACTGtatctgggaaaccccatggaccctCCCGACCTGCTGAGCGTGGAACTGAGCACATCCAGACCCACCCAGCATCTGGGCAGGGTGAAAA GGGAGCCTCCACCTCGCCCTCCTCAGCCTGCCATCTTCACTCAGA AACCAACCTACGACCCCGTGAGTGAGGACCAAGACCCCCTGTCCAGCGACTTCAAGAGGCTGGGCCTGCGAAAGCCAGGACTGCCCCGTGGGCTGTGGCTCGCGAAGCCCTCGGCCCGGGTGCCAGGCACCAAGGCTGGCCGCGGTGGCGGCGAGGTCACACTCATCGACTTTGGCGAGGAGCCTGTTGTGCTGGCCCCACGGCCCTGTGCCCCCTCACTGGCGCAGCTGGCCATGGATGCCTGTTCCTTGCTGGACAAGACCCCGCCGCAGAGCCCTACACGGGCCCTGCCCCGGCCCCTGCATCCCACGCCTGTGGTGGACTGGGATGCGCGCCCGCTGCCCCCGCCTCCTGCCTACGACGATGTGGCCCAGGATGAGGATGACTTCGAGGTCTGCTCCATCAACAGCACCCTAGTGGGCGCCGGGGTCTCTGCTGAGCCCAGCCAGGGCGAGACCAACTACGCCTTTGTGCCTGAGCCGGCGAGGCTCCTCCCCCCTCTGGAGGACAACCTGTTCCTCCCACCCCAGGGTGGGGGCAAGCCACCCAACTCGGCCCAAACCGCAGAGATCTTCCAGGCGCTGCAGCAGGAATGCATGCGGCAGCTGCAGGTCCCGGCTGGCTCTCTGGTCCCCTCGCCCAGCCCCGGGGGTGACGACAAGCCCCAGGTCCCCCCCCGGGTGCCCATCCCCCCGAGGCCCACGCGCTCACATGGCGAGCTGTCTCCGGCCCCCCCAGGCGAGGAGGAGACGGGCCGGTGGCCCggacctccctcccctccccgggtGCCTCCCCGGGAGCCCCTATCTCCACAAGGCTCCAGGACTCCCAGCCCCCTGGTGCCACGTGGCAGCTCCCCGCTGCCACCCCGGCTCTCCAgctcacctgggaagaccatgcCCACCACCCAGAGCTTTGCCTCAGACCCCAAGTATGCCACACCCCAGGTGATCCAGGCGCCTGGCCCGCGGGCTGGCCCCTGCATCTTGCCCATCGTCCGAGATGGGAAGAAGGTCAGCAGCACCCACTACTACCTGCTACCTGAGCGCCCGCCCTATCTGGAGCGCTACCAGCGCTTCCTGCATGAGGCCCAGAGCCCCAAAGAGCCAGAACCCATGCCCGTGCCCCTGCTGCTGCCCCCTCCCAGCACCCCAGCCCCAGCCGCCCCCACTGCCACTGTTCGACCAATGCCCCAGGCTGCCCCAGACCCCAAGGCCAACTTCTCCACCAACAACAGCAACCCAGGGGCCCGGCCATCCACCCAGAGGGCCACTGCTCGGCTGCCACAGAGGGGCTACCCCGGGGACGGGCCAGAGGCTGGGCGACCTGCAGACAAGGTCCAGATG CTGCAGGCCATGGTGCATGGGGTGACCACAGAGGAGTGCCAGGCGGCCCTGCAGAGCCACAGCTGGAGCGTGCAGAGGGCTGCCCAGTATCTGAAG GTGGAGCAGCTCTTTGGTCTGGGTCTGCGGCCACGAGGCGAGTGCCACAACGTGCTGGAGATGTTCGACTGGAACCTGGAGCAGGCCGGCTGCCACCTGCTGGGCTCCTGCGGCCCTGCCCACCACAAGTGA